One window of the Limibacillus sp. genome contains the following:
- a CDS encoding glycosyltransferase family 4 protein, with protein sequence MSSGPIDKSKSGTAETGSHLESAYVGGAYNPEAAPVPRAPRVLQVLPELSSGGVERGTIEVAGALTDAGWTPLVASAGGQMVYELQRIGCEHIDLPLATKNPLSIRKNSERLRRLIRQQGVDLVHARSRAPAWSAYWACKAEGIPFVTTFHGTYSHGSQLKRKYNSVMVKGDLVIAVSEHIKRHIMEVYDCPEQKIRMIHRGIDTRFFAPEAVSAERVIQLTQQWNLPETRPLILMPGRLTRWKGQTLLLKALETMKDLDFVCVFVGSDQGRRAYRDELNTLIKARGLEDRVWMVDHCNDMAAAYMQANVVVSPSLDPEAFGRVIGEAQALGRPVVASAHGGALEQVIEGVTGRLFKPGDHEDLAKGLRWALTLSAHQREQVAAAAITHIRRNFTKERMTDATLEVYAELLAPRLT encoded by the coding sequence ATGTCATCCGGCCCCATAGACAAGTCAAAATCAGGCACCGCCGAGACCGGCTCGCACTTGGAGAGCGCCTATGTAGGCGGCGCCTACAATCCCGAGGCCGCGCCCGTGCCGCGCGCTCCGCGCGTGCTTCAGGTCCTGCCCGAGCTCTCCTCCGGCGGCGTGGAGCGCGGCACGATCGAGGTCGCGGGCGCGCTGACCGACGCTGGCTGGACGCCGCTGGTCGCCTCGGCCGGCGGGCAGATGGTCTATGAGTTGCAGCGCATCGGCTGCGAGCACATCGACCTGCCGCTGGCGACCAAGAACCCCTTGAGCATCCGCAAGAACAGCGAGCGGCTGCGCCGCCTGATCCGCCAGCAGGGCGTCGATCTGGTGCACGCGCGCAGCCGCGCCCCTGCCTGGAGCGCCTATTGGGCCTGCAAGGCCGAGGGCATCCCCTTCGTCACCACCTTCCACGGCACCTATTCCCACGGCAGCCAGCTCAAGCGGAAGTACAACTCCGTCATGGTGAAGGGCGATCTGGTGATCGCCGTGTCCGAGCACATCAAGCGGCACATCATGGAGGTCTACGACTGCCCGGAGCAGAAGATCCGCATGATCCACCGCGGCATCGACACGCGCTTCTTCGCGCCCGAGGCCGTCTCGGCGGAGCGCGTGATCCAGTTGACCCAGCAGTGGAACCTGCCGGAGACGCGGCCGCTGATCCTGATGCCGGGGCGTCTCACCCGCTGGAAGGGGCAGACGCTGCTCCTCAAGGCCCTGGAGACCATGAAGGACCTGGATTTCGTCTGCGTCTTCGTGGGCTCCGACCAGGGCCGGCGCGCCTACCGCGACGAACTCAACACGCTGATCAAGGCGCGCGGCCTGGAAGACCGGGTCTGGATGGTCGATCACTGCAACGACATGGCCGCCGCCTACATGCAGGCGAACGTCGTGGTCTCCCCCTCGCTCGACCCGGAGGCCTTCGGGCGGGTCATCGGCGAGGCCCAGGCGCTGGGCCGCCCGGTGGTCGCCTCGGCCCACGGCGGCGCGCTGGAACAGGTCATCGAAGGCGTCACCGGACGGCTCTTCAAGCCGGGCGATCACGAGGACCTGGCCAAGGGCCTGCGCTGGGCCCTCACCCTCTCCGCCCATCAGCGCGAGCAGGTCGCCGCGGCGGCCATAACCCACATCCGCCGCAACTTCACCAAGGAGCGGATGACCGACGCCACGCTCGAGGTTTACGCCGAGTTGCTAGCGCCCCGCTTGACTTGA
- a CDS encoding alpha/beta hydrolase, which translates to MTDGQAPSYLDLPSGVRLAYHKTEGAGPTLVFLGGFSSDMTGSKATALEAYAKRTGRAFLRFDYQGHGASSGKFEEGTIGLWAGDALAAVKTLTEGPVILIGSSMGGWMMLLVGLQIKERLAGLVGLAAAPDFTEDLIWSWLSVEDRRKLESEGVLQQASEYEDEGSYCITLKLIEEGRKNLLLRGPIPLTCPLRLIHGDQDKDVPWDVSTKLMQMIDSEDVELTLVKGAGHRLSEPQDIVRLEATLDRLLAQLGA; encoded by the coding sequence ATGACGGACGGCCAAGCCCCCTCTTACCTCGACCTGCCCAGCGGCGTACGCCTTGCCTACCACAAGACCGAGGGGGCGGGACCGACCCTGGTGTTCCTGGGCGGCTTCTCCTCGGACATGACCGGCAGCAAGGCGACGGCGCTGGAGGCCTACGCCAAGCGGACGGGACGCGCCTTCTTGCGGTTCGACTACCAAGGACATGGGGCTTCGAGCGGAAAATTCGAGGAAGGAACCATCGGTCTTTGGGCGGGCGACGCCCTGGCGGCGGTGAAAACCCTGACCGAAGGGCCGGTGATCCTGATCGGATCCTCCATGGGCGGCTGGATGATGCTGCTGGTGGGCTTGCAGATAAAAGAGCGCCTCGCGGGCCTCGTCGGCCTCGCCGCCGCGCCGGACTTCACCGAGGACCTGATCTGGAGCTGGCTCTCGGTCGAGGACCGGCGCAAGCTGGAGAGCGAGGGTGTCCTTCAGCAGGCCTCGGAGTACGAGGACGAGGGCAGCTACTGCATCACCCTGAAGCTGATCGAGGAGGGGCGGAAGAACCTGCTGCTGCGCGGGCCCATCCCCCTCACCTGCCCGCTTCGCCTCATCCACGGCGATCAGGACAAGGACGTGCCCTGGGACGTCTCCACCAAGCTGATGCAGATGATCGACAGCGAGGACGTGGAACTGACCCTGGTCAAGGGCGCCGGCCACCGCCTCTCCGAACCTCAGGACATCGTCAGGTTGGAAGCGACCTTGGACCGGCTGCTGGCTCAGCTCGGCGCCTGA
- a CDS encoding SDR family oxidoreductase yields the protein MSATPAPGKLFCFGLGYVGRRLAESLLAQGWRVAGTTRSLEKARAMKALGIEAHIFDRGHHLADPQRMLAGTTHLLTTISPDEQGDVVIDQCHERLADLAADERLVWAGLISTTAVYGDTQGAWVDEDAPLKPSGERGRRRVRQEEAWRGLALRADFPLHIFRLPGIYGPGRSALEEVKAGRARRIDKPGQVFSRIHVEDIVGALTHSMKKPDPEGAVYNIADDRPESASEVTAYAFRLLGKTPPAPIPFEEAAKGMSPMALSFYADCRRVSNTKMKEELGYTLKYPDYEAGLKAILAQAPS from the coding sequence ATGAGCGCGACCCCGGCCCCTGGAAAACTCTTCTGTTTCGGCCTCGGCTACGTCGGGCGGCGGCTGGCCGAGAGCCTGCTGGCCCAGGGCTGGCGCGTGGCGGGCACGACCCGCTCGCTGGAGAAGGCCCGCGCCATGAAGGCGCTGGGGATCGAGGCGCACATCTTCGACCGGGGCCATCATCTGGCCGACCCCCAGCGCATGCTGGCCGGGACCACCCACCTTCTGACCACCATCTCCCCCGACGAGCAGGGCGACGTGGTGATCGACCAGTGCCACGAGCGCCTCGCCGACCTGGCCGCCGACGAGCGGCTGGTCTGGGCCGGGCTGATCTCCACCACCGCCGTCTACGGCGACACGCAGGGCGCCTGGGTCGACGAGGACGCGCCCCTGAAGCCGAGCGGGGAGCGGGGCCGCCGCCGAGTCCGGCAGGAGGAGGCCTGGCGCGGCCTGGCGCTGCGCGCGGACTTCCCGCTGCACATCTTCCGCCTGCCGGGGATCTACGGGCCGGGGCGCAGCGCGCTGGAGGAGGTGAAGGCGGGCCGCGCGCGGCGCATCGACAAGCCCGGCCAGGTCTTCAGCCGCATCCATGTCGAGGACATCGTCGGCGCGCTCACGCACTCCATGAAGAAGCCGGATCCCGAGGGCGCGGTCTACAACATCGCCGACGACCGCCCGGAGTCCGCCTCCGAGGTGACGGCCTACGCCTTCAGGCTGCTGGGCAAGACCCCGCCCGCGCCGATCCCCTTCGAGGAGGCGGCCAAGGGCATGAGCCCCATGGCGCTCTCCTTCTACGCCGACTGCCGCCGCGTCTCGAACACCAAGATGAAGGAGGAGTTGGGGTACACGCTCAAGTACCCCGACTACGAGGCGGGCCTGAAGGCGATCCTGGCTCAGGCGCCGAGCTGA
- a CDS encoding tetratricopeptide repeat protein has translation MDRRPPLAALFLLTLALAFATAFSGPAQAQEKSRYARCLELAESAREFAFNEARLWREEDGDDWRADHCGGLALLLLDRPAEAAPWLAEARIGAGRAGEAPELRGTLAALEGQAWSLAGEEEKALEAQDEAIFLDPGKAEYYVDRAFSRSAQEDFWEALDDLNRAHELAPDAADVLALRASLYRRLEVPELALENAEEALTLSPNLPEGLLERALAEGALGNLDAARADLETLLRQAPDSPAAAQARRFLEQLN, from the coding sequence ATGGATCGCAGACCCCCCCTTGCCGCCCTCTTCCTGCTGACGCTCGCGCTGGCCTTTGCGACGGCGTTTTCCGGACCTGCCCAGGCCCAGGAGAAGAGCCGCTACGCGCGCTGCCTGGAACTGGCGGAAAGCGCAAGGGAGTTCGCCTTCAACGAGGCGCGGCTCTGGCGCGAGGAGGACGGCGACGACTGGCGCGCCGACCATTGCGGGGGCCTCGCCCTGCTGCTGCTCGACAGGCCCGCGGAGGCCGCACCCTGGCTGGCCGAGGCGCGGATCGGCGCGGGCCGGGCGGGCGAAGCGCCGGAACTGCGCGGCACGCTGGCGGCCTTGGAAGGGCAGGCCTGGTCCCTCGCGGGCGAGGAGGAGAAAGCCCTGGAAGCTCAGGATGAAGCCATCTTCCTCGATCCCGGAAAGGCCGAGTATTACGTCGACCGGGCCTTTTCCCGGAGCGCGCAGGAGGATTTTTGGGAGGCGCTGGACGACCTGAACCGCGCGCACGAACTGGCGCCGGACGCCGCCGACGTGCTGGCGCTCAGGGCCAGCCTCTACCGCCGTCTGGAGGTGCCGGAACTGGCGCTGGAGAACGCGGAGGAGGCGCTGACGCTCTCGCCGAACCTGCCGGAGGGCCTGTTGGAACGCGCGCTGGCGGAAGGCGCGCTGGGGAACCTGGACGCCGCGCGCGCGGACCTCGAGACGCTTCTGCGGCAAGCCCCCGACAGCCCGGCGGCGGCGCAGGCGCGGCGCTTTCTGGAACAGTTGAACTAG
- a CDS encoding O-acetyl-ADP-ribose deacetylase, with product MDEGQTLELQRGDITTLAVDAIVNAANERLAPGGGVCGAIFAAAGPRLGDACRALGGCPTGEARITPGFELPAPFVIHAVGPIWQGGGLGEPELLASCYETSIALAAENRLTSLAFPAISTGIYGYPPEAAAEVALAACRRALARYPEVRRVVFCVFDEKTEALYRRLLG from the coding sequence ATGGACGAGGGACAGACACTCGAGCTACAGCGCGGCGACATCACCACGCTCGCCGTGGACGCAATCGTCAACGCGGCCAACGAACGCCTGGCCCCTGGCGGCGGCGTCTGCGGTGCGATCTTCGCCGCGGCGGGCCCGAGGCTGGGGGACGCCTGCCGCGCGCTGGGCGGCTGCCCGACCGGAGAGGCGCGCATCACGCCGGGCTTCGAGCTTCCCGCGCCCTTCGTGATCCACGCCGTCGGGCCGATCTGGCAGGGCGGCGGCCTGGGCGAGCCGGAACTGCTGGCGAGCTGCTATGAGACCTCGATCGCGCTGGCGGCGGAGAACCGGCTGACCTCCCTCGCCTTTCCGGCGATCTCCACCGGCATCTACGGTTACCCGCCGGAAGCGGCCGCGGAGGTCGCGCTGGCCGCCTGCCGCCGGGCGCTGGCGCGCTATCCGGAGGTGCGCCGGGTGGTCTTCTGCGTCTTCGACGAGAAAACCGAGGCGCTCTACCGCCGTTTGCTCGGCTAG
- a CDS encoding DUF4336 domain-containing protein, with protein sequence MARRIAEDLWLLESKVSMLGMNLPCRMAIVKLAEGGLWLHSPTKLDEAARAALEEIGGPVVWRVAPNLFHHVFQGDYQAAFPESRLIAPLGLAKKRPDLKIDAVFEKSGPAPFGPEIECYPVPGTPGRERVFLHKPSRSLIVTDLAFATDGSFSAFGRLYGRLTGIDGRLGVPIHLRLLYRKRAAMAKALDALLELDFRRIVPAHGPVIEEQPKEALAKAFAFLR encoded by the coding sequence GTGGCGCGGCGCATCGCGGAGGACCTGTGGCTGCTGGAGTCCAAGGTCTCCATGCTGGGCATGAACCTGCCCTGCCGCATGGCGATCGTGAAGCTGGCGGAGGGCGGGCTCTGGCTGCACTCTCCCACCAAGCTGGATGAGGCGGCGCGCGCGGCGCTGGAGGAAATCGGCGGTCCGGTCGTCTGGCGGGTCGCGCCCAACCTCTTCCACCATGTCTTTCAGGGCGACTATCAGGCGGCTTTCCCGGAGAGCAGGCTGATCGCGCCGCTGGGCCTCGCCAAGAAGCGCCCGGACCTGAAGATCGACGCCGTCTTTGAGAAATCCGGCCCGGCGCCCTTCGGGCCGGAGATCGAATGCTATCCTGTCCCCGGCACGCCGGGGCGCGAGCGGGTCTTCCTGCACAAGCCCAGCCGCAGCCTGATCGTCACCGACCTCGCCTTTGCGACCGACGGCAGCTTTTCCGCCTTCGGGCGCCTCTATGGCCGCCTGACCGGGATCGACGGGCGGCTGGGGGTGCCGATCCACCTGCGCCTGCTCTACCGTAAGCGGGCGGCCATGGCCAAGGCGCTCGACGCGCTGCTGGAGTTGGACTTCCGGCGCATCGTCCCGGCGCACGGCCCGGTCATCGAAGAGCAGCCGAAGGAGGCCTTGGCAAAGGCCTTCGCGTTTCTCAGGTAG
- a CDS encoding MFS transporter, whose amino-acid sequence MPSEGKGQNAALGDTGRRSWREAFEIYLHPRVLGMLFLGFSAGLPFLLVFSTLSAWLREAGVERAEIGFLSWVGITYSIKVFWAPVVDRLPIPLLTRALGRRRSWMLLAQCGIAVGLMGIAVADVGLGVGAVVFAALLVAFSSATQDVAIDAYRIEAAEESVQGAMAATYQYGYRIGLLAAGAGALFIADFASWFWAYAAMAGLVGVGMVTVLVIREPEGSLTRGAVLEEPEVQAFMSRLSIQAEGARRALGWFYGAVVSPLVDFFKRNGWLALLILGLVGTYRLSDITMGVMANPFYIDLGFTKTEIAAVAKGYGLFAGFAGTFLGGLLVARYGIMKPLFLGAVLMIVTNLLFAWLAVLGADLGFLIVTISADNLAGGLGGTVFIAYLSSLTNRAYSATQYALFSSLFTLPGKFVGGWSGVVVDSAGYVNFFIYAGLLGIPAVLLVLLIARYGRRLLPNPGGA is encoded by the coding sequence ATGCCGTCTGAGGGCAAGGGACAGAACGCCGCTCTGGGCGACACGGGCCGCCGTTCCTGGCGGGAAGCCTTCGAGATTTATCTGCACCCGCGCGTCCTCGGCATGCTGTTCCTCGGCTTTTCGGCCGGGCTGCCCTTCCTTCTGGTCTTCTCGACCCTCTCGGCGTGGCTGCGCGAGGCGGGCGTTGAGCGGGCGGAGATCGGCTTTCTTTCCTGGGTCGGCATCACCTATTCCATCAAGGTCTTCTGGGCGCCGGTCGTCGACCGGCTGCCGATCCCGCTGCTGACGCGGGCGCTGGGCCGCCGCCGCTCCTGGATGCTGCTGGCCCAGTGCGGGATCGCCGTCGGCCTGATGGGGATCGCCGTGGCCGACGTCGGCTTGGGCGTCGGGGCCGTGGTCTTCGCCGCCCTGCTGGTCGCCTTTTCCTCCGCGACGCAGGACGTCGCCATCGACGCCTACCGCATCGAAGCAGCCGAGGAATCGGTGCAGGGGGCCATGGCGGCGACCTATCAGTACGGCTACCGCATAGGGCTTCTGGCGGCCGGCGCGGGCGCGCTTTTCATCGCCGACTTCGCGAGCTGGTTCTGGGCCTACGCCGCCATGGCGGGGCTGGTCGGGGTCGGCATGGTCACGGTGCTGGTGATCCGCGAGCCCGAGGGCAGCCTGACGCGCGGCGCGGTGCTGGAGGAGCCGGAGGTGCAGGCCTTCATGAGCCGCCTCTCGATCCAGGCCGAGGGCGCGCGCCGCGCGCTCGGCTGGTTCTACGGCGCCGTTGTCTCCCCCCTGGTGGACTTCTTCAAGCGCAACGGCTGGCTGGCGCTGCTGATCCTGGGGCTGGTCGGCACCTACCGCCTTTCGGACATCACCATGGGCGTGATGGCCAATCCCTTCTACATCGACCTCGGCTTCACCAAGACCGAGATCGCCGCCGTCGCCAAGGGCTACGGCCTCTTCGCGGGCTTCGCGGGCACCTTCCTGGGCGGCCTGCTGGTGGCGCGCTACGGCATAATGAAGCCGCTCTTCCTCGGCGCGGTGCTGATGATCGTCACCAACCTGCTGTTCGCATGGCTGGCGGTGCTGGGGGCCGACCTCGGCTTCCTGATCGTCACCATCTCGGCGGACAACCTGGCGGGCGGGCTCGGCGGCACGGTCTTCATCGCCTATCTCTCCAGCCTCACCAACCGGGCCTATTCGGCGACGCAGTACGCGCTCTTCTCCTCGCTCTTCACCCTGCCGGGCAAGTTCGTCGGCGGCTGGTCGGGCGTGGTGGTGGACAGCGCCGGATACGTGAACTTCTTCATCTATGCCGGTCTTCTCGGCATTCCGGCGGTTCTGCTGGTGCTGCTGATCGCCCGCTATGGCAGACGCCTGCTGCCGAACCCCGGCGGGGCCTGA
- the typA gene encoding translational GTPase TypA, whose translation MSGDIRNLAIIAHVDHGKTTLVDSLLRQSGALRANQQMDERAMDSNDLERERGITILAKCTSVEWKGTRINIVDTPGHADFGGEVERILSMVDGVILLVDAAEGPMPQTKFVTMKALKRGLKPIVVVNKVDKPDARPFWVQDAVFDLFAALEADEEQLDFPTLFASGRNGWAVNELEGEPRENLHPLFDCILRHVPLAKGDDSKPFAMLATTLEYDPFLGRILTGRIQQGVARVNMPLHALSRDGKVLEQARLTKLLAFRDLRREPVEEARAGDIVAIAGFTKPTVADTLCDVSLRQPIDSQPIDPPTLAMTFSINDSPLAGREGDKVTSRLIRARLLRESEGNVAIRVTETADKDAFEVAGRGELQLGVLIETMRREGFELSISRPRVLFRKDPETGERLEPIEEVQVDVDEAYSGVVVDKISQRKGEMLEMKPSGGGKVRLVFHAPARGLIGYHGEFLTDTRGTGIMSRIFSHFAPYKGAVQGRREGVLISMEGGETVAYALWNLEERGELFIGPGTPVYEGMIIGEHSRGNDLEVNPLKGKKLTNVRASGKDDAVTLTPPRRRSLEEALSYIEDDELVEVTPKSIRLRKRLLDPHARKKESRLKDAV comes from the coding sequence ATGAGCGGCGACATCCGCAATCTGGCGATCATCGCCCACGTCGACCATGGCAAGACCACCCTGGTCGATTCCCTGCTGCGCCAGTCCGGCGCGCTGCGCGCCAACCAGCAGATGGACGAGCGCGCGATGGATTCCAACGACCTGGAGCGCGAGCGCGGCATCACCATCCTGGCCAAGTGCACCTCGGTGGAATGGAAGGGCACGCGCATCAACATCGTCGATACGCCCGGCCACGCCGATTTCGGCGGCGAGGTGGAGCGCATCCTCTCCATGGTCGACGGCGTGATCCTTCTGGTGGACGCCGCCGAGGGCCCCATGCCCCAGACGAAGTTCGTCACCATGAAGGCGCTGAAGCGCGGGCTGAAGCCCATCGTGGTGGTCAACAAGGTCGATAAGCCGGACGCCCGCCCCTTCTGGGTGCAGGACGCGGTCTTCGACCTTTTCGCCGCGCTTGAGGCCGACGAGGAGCAGCTTGATTTCCCGACGCTCTTCGCCTCGGGCCGCAACGGCTGGGCCGTGAACGAGCTGGAGGGCGAGCCGCGCGAGAACCTTCACCCGCTGTTCGACTGCATCCTCCGGCACGTGCCCCTGGCCAAGGGCGACGATTCCAAGCCCTTCGCCATGCTGGCGACGACGCTGGAGTACGATCCCTTCCTGGGCCGCATCCTGACCGGGCGCATCCAGCAGGGTGTCGCGCGGGTCAACATGCCGCTCCACGCATTGTCGCGTGACGGCAAGGTCCTGGAGCAGGCGCGCCTCACCAAGCTGCTGGCCTTCCGCGATTTGCGGCGCGAGCCGGTCGAGGAGGCGCGCGCCGGCGACATCGTCGCCATCGCCGGTTTCACCAAGCCGACCGTCGCGGACACGCTCTGCGATGTTTCCCTGCGCCAGCCGATCGACTCCCAGCCGATCGATCCGCCGACGCTGGCCATGACCTTCTCGATCAACGATTCGCCCCTGGCGGGCCGCGAGGGCGACAAGGTCACCTCGCGCCTGATCCGCGCGCGCCTTCTGCGCGAGTCCGAGGGCAACGTGGCGATCCGCGTCACCGAGACCGCCGACAAGGACGCCTTCGAGGTGGCCGGGCGCGGCGAGTTGCAGCTCGGCGTCCTGATCGAGACCATGCGGCGCGAGGGCTTCGAGCTTTCCATCAGCCGTCCGCGCGTGCTGTTCCGCAAGGACCCCGAAACCGGCGAGCGGCTGGAGCCCATCGAAGAGGTCCAGGTCGACGTGGACGAGGCCTATTCCGGCGTGGTGGTCGACAAGATTTCCCAGCGCAAGGGCGAGATGCTGGAGATGAAGCCTTCGGGCGGCGGCAAGGTGCGGCTGGTCTTCCACGCGCCCGCCCGCGGCCTGATCGGCTATCACGGCGAGTTCCTGACCGACACCCGCGGCACCGGCATCATGTCGCGCATCTTCTCCCACTTCGCGCCCTACAAGGGCGCGGTGCAGGGGCGGCGCGAAGGTGTCCTGATCTCCATGGAGGGCGGCGAGACCGTGGCCTATGCGCTCTGGAACCTGGAGGAGCGGGGCGAGCTCTTCATCGGGCCCGGCACGCCGGTCTACGAGGGCATGATCATCGGCGAGCACAGCCGGGGCAACGACCTGGAGGTGAACCCGCTGAAGGGCAAGAAGCTGACCAACGTGCGCGCCTCCGGCAAGGACGACGCCGTCACGCTGACGCCGCCGCGCCGGCGCAGCCTGGAAGAGGCGCTCAGCTACATCGAGGACGACGAACTGGTGGAGGTGACGCCCAAGTCGATCCGCCTCCGGAAGCGTCTGCTCGATCCGCATGCGCGCAAGAAGGAAAGCCGCTTGAAGGATGCCGTCTGA
- a CDS encoding adenosine kinase codes for MTELRFDVLGIGNAIVDVLTRADDAFLEGEGLDKGVMTLIDSHRAESLYGAMGPAHEISGGSAANTLVGVAQFGSDAAFIGLVRNDQLGGIFRHDIRASGVSFETPAALEGPPTARCLIFVTPDAERTMNTFLGASVHMSPDLVDEALVAAAKVTYLEGYLWDAEPAKQAYLKAAKAAHAAGREVALSLSDPFCVERHRASFLELVASHVDILFANEAELTSLYEVESFDEALQRVRGHCKIAALTRSEKGAVILSQDELHVIDAVPVEKVVDTTGAGDLFAAGFLHGYTKGLGLDLCGRLGALAAAEVISHYGARPETNLAELAKQRL; via the coding sequence ATGACCGAACTGCGATTCGACGTCCTGGGAATCGGCAACGCCATCGTGGACGTGCTCACGCGCGCCGATGACGCCTTCCTGGAGGGTGAGGGTCTGGACAAGGGGGTCATGACCCTGATCGACAGCCACCGCGCCGAAAGCCTCTATGGCGCGATGGGGCCGGCGCACGAGATCTCCGGCGGTTCGGCGGCCAACACCCTTGTGGGCGTGGCGCAGTTCGGCAGCGACGCCGCCTTCATCGGGCTGGTCCGCAACGATCAGCTCGGCGGCATCTTCCGCCACGACATCCGCGCCTCGGGCGTCAGTTTCGAGACGCCCGCCGCGCTCGAAGGGCCGCCGACCGCGCGCTGCCTGATCTTCGTCACGCCGGACGCCGAGCGGACCATGAACACCTTCCTGGGCGCTTCGGTCCACATGTCGCCCGATCTGGTGGACGAGGCGCTGGTCGCCGCCGCCAAGGTGACCTATCTGGAGGGCTACCTCTGGGACGCCGAGCCCGCCAAGCAGGCCTATCTGAAGGCGGCCAAGGCGGCGCACGCCGCGGGCCGCGAGGTGGCGCTCAGCCTCTCCGACCCCTTCTGCGTCGAGCGTCACCGCGCCTCCTTCCTGGAGCTGGTCGCGAGCCATGTCGACATCCTCTTCGCCAACGAGGCGGAGCTGACCTCGCTCTACGAGGTGGAGAGCTTCGACGAGGCGCTTCAGCGCGTGCGCGGACACTGCAAGATCGCCGCCCTGACCCGCAGCGAGAAGGGCGCTGTCATCCTTTCCCAGGATGAATTGCACGTGATCGACGCCGTCCCAGTGGAGAAAGTGGTGGACACGACGGGGGCTGGCGATCTATTTGCTGCGGGATTCCTCCACGGCTACACCAAGGGCCTGGGCCTCGATCTTTGCGGGCGCCTGGGCGCGCTGGCTGCTGCGGAGGTGATTTCCCATTACGGCGCGCGCCCGGAAACCAACCTGGCCGAGCTGGCCAAGCAAAGGCTCTAG
- a CDS encoding EI24 domain-containing protein, whose amino-acid sequence MFSALGKAFSQLSDPRVRRVLFWSLGLALVIFFALWAGLGFLVTLGGDSLAAFVEGAGWGSPWSDIADWIATLGGFLLLIVVSFLVFPGVVSMIVPLFMDQVAGAVEERHYPALPPAREQPVSEMLGDAVKLGLVTVGLNLAALPFYLIFLFIPGLNLVLFYLLNGYLFGREYFELVAVRRLGRDEMKKLWLSRKRQFMLAGVVITFLFSVPIVNLIAPVVGTAFMVHLFQRETVARSRG is encoded by the coding sequence ATGTTTTCTGCACTCGGCAAGGCCTTTTCCCAGCTCTCCGACCCGCGCGTGCGCCGGGTCCTCTTCTGGTCGCTCGGCCTGGCGCTGGTGATCTTCTTCGCGCTCTGGGCCGGGCTCGGCTTCCTGGTCACGCTGGGCGGCGACAGCCTGGCGGCCTTCGTGGAGGGCGCCGGCTGGGGCTCGCCCTGGTCGGACATCGCGGACTGGATCGCGACGCTCGGCGGGTTCCTGCTGCTGATCGTGGTCTCCTTCCTGGTCTTTCCCGGCGTGGTCTCCATGATCGTGCCGCTGTTCATGGATCAGGTCGCCGGCGCGGTGGAGGAGAGGCACTACCCCGCCCTGCCGCCGGCCCGCGAACAGCCGGTCTCCGAAATGCTGGGCGACGCGGTGAAGCTGGGCCTGGTGACCGTGGGCCTCAACCTGGCGGCGCTGCCCTTCTATCTCATCTTCCTGTTCATACCCGGGCTCAATCTGGTGCTCTTCTACCTTCTGAACGGGTATCTCTTCGGGCGGGAGTATTTCGAGCTGGTCGCCGTGCGCCGGCTGGGCCGAGACGAGATGAAAAAGCTTTGGTTGTCCCGCAAGCGCCAATTCATGCTGGCCGGGGTGGTGATCACCTTCCTCTTCTCGGTCCCCATCGTGAACCTGATCGCGCCGGTCGTGGGCACCGCCTTCATGGTTCACCTTTTTCAACGGGAAACTGTAGCGCGGTCACGGGGCTAG
- a CDS encoding polymer-forming cytoskeletal protein, producing the protein MAMFGKKKDVEAPESLRDERPQHPDLLAQRNRAQAIPAGPSRLSQYGQGGATRPLRPSEQSAPEQAAASEAESAAEETAGSAPSEAAAKKLGEPTPRPANPIPSFSGGGSGPQSGSGTGKRLSVGKGISLSGEIKNCEQLLVEGEIEATLKDCESLEIAKDGLFKGSAEVKNATISGRFEGDLKVLGCLTLRSGGEVEGTVTYADLSIERGGRLRGKMEDIKEGS; encoded by the coding sequence ATGGCCATGTTTGGCAAGAAGAAAGACGTCGAGGCTCCTGAGTCCCTGCGCGACGAGCGTCCGCAGCACCCGGACCTCCTGGCACAGCGCAACCGCGCCCAGGCGATTCCCGCCGGGCCGTCGCGTCTTAGTCAATACGGCCAGGGCGGCGCAACGCGCCCCCTGCGCCCCTCCGAGCAGAGCGCCCCGGAACAGGCCGCTGCGAGCGAGGCGGAGAGCGCCGCCGAGGAGACCGCGGGCTCCGCGCCGAGCGAAGCCGCGGCCAAGAAGCTGGGTGAGCCCACGCCGCGCCCGGCCAACCCGATCCCCTCCTTTTCCGGCGGCGGCTCCGGCCCGCAGAGCGGGTCGGGCACCGGCAAGCGGCTCTCGGTCGGCAAGGGCATCAGCCTTTCCGGCGAGATCAAGAACTGCGAGCAGTTGCTGGTCGAAGGCGAGATCGAGGCGACCCTGAAGGACTGCGAGAGCCTGGAGATCGCCAAGGACGGCCTGTTCAAGGGCAGCGCCGAAGTCAAGAACGCCACCATCAGCGGCCGTTTCGAGGGCGACCTCAAGGTCCTTGGCTGCCTGACGCTGCGCAGCGGCGGCGAGGTGGAGGGCACGGTGACCTATGCCGACCTCTCCATCGAACGCGGCGGCCGCCTGCGCGGCAAGATGGAAGACATCAAGGAAGGCTCCTGA